Proteins encoded by one window of bacterium:
- a CDS encoding 3-isopropylmalate dehydratase small subunit, with protein MKYEGKAWVFGDDVDTDQIIPARYLTTADLSLLAPHCLEDLDPEFARSVRPGDLVVAGRNFGCGSSREHAPGVLKALGVAAVVAQSFARIFYRNGFNLGLPLLECPEAAQRIQRGDPVRLELDRGFLLNLRTGEAYNFKPLPRFMMELVEAGGLSPLLRRGGWSKPFCSEA; from the coding sequence GTGAAATACGAAGGAAAGGCTTGGGTCTTTGGAGACGATGTGGACACAGATCAGATCATACCTGCCAGATATCTCACCACTGCAGACTTGAGTCTCCTGGCGCCTCACTGTCTGGAGGACCTGGATCCTGAATTCGCCAGATCTGTGAGGCCTGGGGATCTGGTGGTGGCAGGCAGGAACTTTGGCTGTGGTTCATCCAGGGAACATGCCCCCGGGGTGCTCAAGGCCCTCGGGGTAGCAGCTGTGGTGGCCCAGAGCTTTGCCAGGATATTTTACAGAAACGGCTTCAACCTGGGGCTTCCCCTCTTGGAATGCCCAGAAGCTGCCCAGAGAATTCAGAGGGGAGATCCAGTTCGTCTGGAGCTGGATCGGGGTTTCTTGTTAAACCTGCGCACAGGCGAAGCGTACAATTTCAAGCCCCTTCCCAGGTTCATGATGGAGCTGGTGGAGGCAGGAGGCCTCAGCCCACTTCTTCGCCGCGGGGGCTGGAGCAAACCTTTCTGCTCGGAGGCTTGA